In the Cytophagia bacterium CHB2 genome, TGCGCACGGCCACGCCGTTGGTCACTTGATCGAGAATGACGGAGAATTCACTGTCTGCCAGATCACTCTCCAACTCCACGCCGCGATTTATCGGCCCGGGGTGCAGGATGGTCACCTCCTTCTTCGCCGCCTCCAGCCGCTTGCGCGTGATGCCGAAGTAGTTGGTGTACTCGCGCAGCGAGGGCAGCAAACCGCTGGCCTGGCGCTCCAATTGCAAACGCAGCACATTGAGCGCATCCGCCCAGCGAATGGCGTCATCGACTTTGGTGAAAACTTCGACGTCATTGCCAAAGGCTTCCCGCGGTTCGCGCGGCAACAAGGTCGCCGGACCGCAAATTGCGACTTTCGCGCCCATGGTGCGCAAGCCGTGAATGTTGCTGCGCGCCACCCGGCTGTGCGCCACATCGCCGACAATCGCGACTTTCAAGCCCTCGAGCTTGCCGAATTTATCCTGCAATGTCATCAGGTCGAGCAGCGCCTGCGTCGGATGTTCGTGCCGGCCATCACCGGCATTAATCACGCCGGCCCCGATCATCGTTGCCAAAAAATGCGGCGCGCCCGAAGCATGATGGCGCACCACCACCATATCGATCTTCATGGCTTCGAGATTGCGCACGGTGTCGAGCAACGTTTCGCCTTTTGTAACGGACGAACCGGAGGCGCTGAAGCTGA is a window encoding:
- a CDS encoding aspartate carbamoyltransferase catalytic subunit encodes the protein MIVSKHLLGLAGVRREEISLILRTAQFFKEVLNRPIPKVPTLRGKTIVNLFFENSTRTRISFELAEKRLSADSVSFSASGSSVTKGETLLDTVRNLEAMKIDMVVVRHHASGAPHFLATMIGAGVINAGDGRHEHPTQALLDLMTLQDKFGKLEGLKVAIVGDVAHSRVARSNIHGLRTMGAKVAICGPATLLPREPREAFGNDVEVFTKVDDAIRWADALNVLRLQLERQASGLLPSLREYTNYFGITRKRLEAAKKEVTILHPGPINRGVELESDLADSEFSVILDQVTNGVAVRMAVLYLKSGGDLEVANGGD